The proteins below are encoded in one region of Methanoculleus taiwanensis:
- a CDS encoding dockerin type I repeat-containing protein gives MPSVGSGTRVVRKIVLLAIGLCIGMACTIPVAAVPSLPAEFSGTVLINGESAPAGTVVVALLGGEERGRIVTVAEGVYGGQTAFDRRLLVQALEGDIDQTVGFTVNGVGAAETAPFSAGVSRRCNLTAFISSLTVTVPSGATPVIPTDTDGVAGHGEAALLAVTVTGSGSVQSAMVDLSSISRSSTTALLQGGGNAWSVNATSAVPSAFENGTYRPFSFTVHVTDTNGYPARSVSLPLIVVKNGDANENNRVTLYDAVYIARHYLGSAGFASMHENVGDVTDNGAADLADAMYLAKHILGIPGFEVLR, from the coding sequence GTGCCATCAGTGGGTAGCGGCACCCGTGTCGTCCGAAAGATCGTTCTGCTCGCCATAGGTCTCTGCATCGGCATGGCGTGTACCATTCCGGTAGCGGCGGTGCCGTCGCTGCCGGCGGAGTTCTCCGGCACCGTCCTGATAAACGGTGAATCCGCTCCAGCGGGCACGGTGGTCGTCGCCCTGCTCGGCGGTGAGGAACGGGGCAGGATTGTCACCGTCGCCGAGGGAGTGTATGGCGGGCAGACAGCGTTCGACCGGCGACTGCTTGTTCAGGCACTCGAAGGGGATATCGATCAGACGGTCGGCTTCACCGTCAACGGAGTCGGAGCGGCAGAGACCGCCCCGTTCTCCGCCGGGGTAAGCCGGAGATGCAACCTGACGGCGTTCATCTCGTCGCTGACGGTGACAGTTCCGTCGGGTGCGACGCCGGTGATCCCGACCGATACCGACGGCGTCGCTGGCCACGGCGAGGCGGCACTCCTCGCGGTGACGGTCACGGGTTCGGGAAGCGTTCAGTCGGCGATGGTAGACCTCTCGTCTATCAGCAGATCTTCGACGACCGCCCTTCTGCAGGGTGGGGGGAATGCCTGGTCGGTGAACGCAACGAGCGCTGTTCCGTCGGCTTTTGAGAACGGCACCTACCGGCCTTTCTCGTTCACGGTGCATGTCACCGATACGAACGGGTATCCGGCGCGATCGGTCTCGCTCCCGCTCATTGTGGTGAAGAACGGGGATGCCAACGAGAACAACCGGGTCACGCTCTACGATGCCGTCTACATCGCACGGCATTACCTGGGTAGTGCGGGTTTTGCCTCGATGCACGAGAACGTCGGGGACGTGACCGATAACGGCGCGGCAGACCTCGCCGATGCGATGTACCTCGCTAAACACATACTGGGGATACCCGGATTTGAGGTGCTCCGCTGA
- a CDS encoding PKD domain-containing protein has product MSIRVALMVSILLFLAVGGAVAWEDAAGTCPVYSEPFAETAGGYPSEVDLFGGEGLGDAVTATAPQVIWARSLGGSSSDDSLSIREISGGGFVVVGSTASNNGDVSGNHGSSDLWVVGLASNGSPEWQRCLGGSARDVGRSVVETSDGGYIVAGFTESSNGDVTGNHGSSDLWVVKLSATGMFEWQKCLGGGLADQGHCILQTVDGGYILVGYTESTNGDVSGNHGGADGWVVKLTSAGGIEWQRCLGGSGSDYLQRIRETPDGGYILAGYTYSNTSGTVGTNHGSSDMYVAKLGSDGAVDWSRCLGGMGAEYGYDVVPTGDGGFLVLGITNSFDGDVTGNHGSADLWVVKLDASGSTAWQHCYGGSGADYGYTIAPTVGGYLIAGYTFSSNGDVAGLHGNRDIWAIKVGDAGSLLWQKCIGGAAGDYGYGLLMTSEGNYVIAGASESTDGDIVGNHGMWDAVAVSLGADAIRAGFTANVTGGDLPLQVGFTDTSLGAGTSWLWGFGDGNTSTARHPTHVYTAPGSYTVALTVAGSGMSDTLSKPGFITATVPALAANFTANLTGGYAPLAVQFTDSSSGAVADWLWQFGDGSSSVEQNPVHTYAKQGIYAVNLTVSDAYGQIASSSKAAYINAWTDSSEVVWMRCLGGTLVDSGQTGVETADGGYVLIGSAASSDGQVNGNHGASDVWVVRVSPTGALVWQRCFGGSLDEYGYAIAATPDGGFIAAGTAASADGDVTDVHGGYDAWLLKLDADGGLSWQKCLGGTGDEAAYGIGLIGDGGYILAGYTTSSDGGDVSGQHGLSDAWVVRVNTTGSIEWQRCIGGSGSEALLSIRPTAEGGSIAAGYTNSNSIGDIGTTKGGRDLLVVKLTGTGTTDWQRIYGGSCDDSASDVYPTADGGFIIVGSTESNDGDIIGHRSKSDCWVLRFNPVGTLLWQRCLGSAGDDSGSAIRPAADGGYLMVGSIAGTGYDVSGYRGGSDIWAATLSSSGSLLRQQCIGTSANETGHGLVVSGDGGVLIGTTGSRDGVFSENHGGDDLLVMKLVAVDAGDPEPETGSLSLSAGWNFVSTPHVLADGYNTAASVFGAVDVAEHSILIYDTAAGIWVAMNATDPVRPLEGIWVYSSTAMNLPLVYASGEAATPPAKALVVGWNAVGITGTTPLTARDALLSVEGGWTTLIGWDAALQQYDCAIMSGGLGESSDTRPVNPAEGYWLFMTEERVLGAVGA; this is encoded by the coding sequence ATGAGTATTCGTGTAGCCTTGATGGTGTCGATCCTGCTCTTCCTTGCTGTCGGCGGCGCTGTGGCGTGGGAGGATGCCGCAGGCACCTGTCCGGTATATAGCGAGCCTTTCGCGGAGACCGCTGGCGGATACCCCTCGGAGGTCGATCTCTTCGGGGGCGAAGGGCTCGGGGATGCGGTGACGGCAACGGCTCCGCAGGTTATATGGGCGCGGTCTCTTGGGGGAAGTTCGAGTGACGACTCCCTCTCTATCCGGGAGATCAGCGGCGGTGGCTTCGTCGTCGTCGGCAGCACGGCCTCAAACAACGGGGATGTGAGCGGCAATCACGGTTCCAGCGACCTCTGGGTCGTGGGACTTGCATCGAACGGGTCACCTGAGTGGCAGCGGTGCCTTGGCGGTTCTGCCCGGGATGTGGGGAGAAGCGTCGTGGAGACCTCTGACGGCGGCTACATCGTCGCCGGTTTTACCGAATCGAGCAACGGTGACGTCACCGGAAACCATGGGTCTAGCGATCTCTGGGTGGTAAAACTCTCCGCGACCGGGATGTTCGAATGGCAGAAATGCCTCGGGGGGGGTCTTGCCGATCAGGGGCACTGCATTCTGCAGACTGTAGACGGGGGGTATATTCTCGTCGGATATACTGAATCTACCAATGGGGATGTCTCCGGGAACCACGGCGGTGCTGACGGCTGGGTGGTGAAGCTCACCTCCGCAGGCGGGATCGAGTGGCAGCGGTGTCTCGGCGGGAGCGGATCCGACTACCTCCAGCGCATCCGGGAAACACCGGATGGTGGCTACATTCTTGCCGGGTATACGTACTCGAACACCTCCGGCACTGTCGGGACGAACCACGGGAGCAGTGACATGTATGTCGCAAAGCTCGGCAGCGACGGAGCAGTCGACTGGAGCCGGTGTCTCGGCGGGATGGGTGCGGAGTACGGCTACGACGTCGTGCCGACCGGCGACGGCGGGTTTCTGGTGCTCGGGATAACCAATTCGTTCGACGGTGATGTCACCGGCAACCATGGCAGTGCCGATCTCTGGGTGGTGAAACTCGACGCCTCCGGCAGCACCGCCTGGCAGCACTGTTACGGTGGTTCGGGTGCGGATTACGGCTACACGATTGCGCCGACCGTCGGGGGCTATCTCATCGCCGGATACACATTCTCAAGCAACGGCGACGTTGCAGGCCTTCATGGGAACCGGGATATCTGGGCGATCAAGGTTGGCGACGCCGGGTCTCTCCTCTGGCAGAAGTGCATCGGCGGTGCGGCGGGTGATTACGGATACGGCCTCCTGATGACGAGTGAAGGGAATTATGTCATTGCCGGAGCCAGCGAGTCTACTGATGGCGATATTGTCGGCAATCACGGCATGTGGGATGCCGTCGCTGTCAGCCTCGGTGCCGATGCGATCAGGGCGGGATTCACGGCAAACGTCACCGGAGGGGATCTGCCTCTGCAGGTTGGGTTCACGGATACGTCTCTCGGAGCGGGGACGTCGTGGCTCTGGGGGTTCGGCGACGGAAACACGTCCACCGCCCGGCATCCCACGCATGTCTATACCGCTCCCGGGAGCTACACGGTTGCCCTCACCGTGGCCGGTTCCGGTATGAGCGATACACTCTCGAAACCCGGCTTTATTACAGCAACCGTTCCGGCTCTTGCAGCAAACTTCACGGCCAACCTGACGGGTGGATATGCGCCGCTGGCCGTGCAGTTCACCGATTCGAGTTCCGGTGCAGTGGCAGACTGGCTCTGGCAGTTCGGTGACGGTTCTTCATCGGTCGAACAGAATCCGGTACACACCTACGCGAAACAGGGCATTTACGCTGTCAACCTGACGGTCTCCGACGCCTACGGGCAGATCGCCTCATCCTCGAAGGCCGCATATATCAACGCGTGGACGGACTCCTCCGAAGTCGTCTGGATGCGGTGCCTCGGCGGGACACTGGTGGACTCCGGGCAGACAGGGGTTGAAACGGCCGACGGAGGCTACGTGCTCATCGGGTCGGCCGCCTCGTCCGATGGTCAGGTAAACGGGAATCACGGAGCGAGCGACGTATGGGTGGTCAGGGTCTCGCCGACCGGGGCGCTGGTCTGGCAGCGGTGCTTCGGCGGAAGTCTGGACGAGTATGGGTATGCGATCGCCGCCACGCCCGACGGCGGGTTTATCGCTGCCGGGACCGCCGCATCGGCCGACGGTGACGTTACCGATGTCCATGGGGGGTACGACGCCTGGCTGCTCAAGCTCGATGCGGACGGCGGGCTTTCGTGGCAGAAGTGCCTTGGCGGTACGGGAGACGAGGCGGCATACGGGATCGGTCTGATCGGGGACGGTGGCTACATCCTTGCAGGCTACACCACCTCGTCGGACGGCGGGGATGTCAGTGGCCAGCACGGCCTGTCGGATGCATGGGTCGTCAGGGTCAACACGACCGGGAGCATTGAGTGGCAGCGCTGTATCGGTGGGAGCGGGTCAGAGGCACTGTTATCTATCCGGCCAACCGCGGAAGGAGGCTCTATTGCCGCCGGTTACACGAACTCGAATAGCATCGGCGACATCGGGACAACAAAAGGCGGCAGGGATCTTCTGGTCGTCAAGCTCACGGGAACCGGGACAACCGACTGGCAGCGGATCTACGGGGGAAGCTGTGACGATAGCGCCTCCGATGTGTACCCGACTGCCGATGGTGGCTTTATCATCGTCGGAAGCACGGAATCAAACGACGGCGACATCATCGGTCACCGGTCGAAGAGCGACTGCTGGGTTCTTCGCTTCAATCCGGTCGGCACTCTTCTCTGGCAGCGCTGCCTCGGGAGCGCCGGCGATGATTCCGGCAGTGCAATCCGGCCTGCGGCTGATGGTGGATACCTGATGGTCGGCAGTATTGCCGGGACGGGATACGATGTGAGTGGTTATCGGGGAGGATCCGATATCTGGGCGGCGACACTCAGTTCCTCCGGGTCGCTCCTCCGGCAGCAGTGCATCGGTACGTCGGCGAACGAGACCGGGCACGGCCTGGTGGTATCCGGCGATGGCGGTGTGCTTATCGGAACTACAGGATCAAGAGACGGGGTCTTTTCCGAGAACCACGGCGGGGACGATCTCCTGGTGATGAAACTCGTCGCCGTCGACGCCGGAGACCCGGAGCCTGAAACGGGCTCCCTTTCCCTTTCGGCCGGGTGGAACTTCGTCTCGACCCCGCACGTGCTTGCCGACGGGTATAACACGGCCGCCTCGGTCTTCGGTGCCGTCGATGTCGCGGAGCACTCCATCCTGATCTATGATACGGCTGCCGGGATCTGGGTGGCGATGAATGCGACGGATCCGGTGCGGCCGCTTGAGGGGATCTGGGTATACAGCAGCACCGCGATGAATCTCCCGCTCGTTTATGCTTCAGGTGAGGCGGCGACCCCGCCTGCGAAGGCTCTCGTGGTCGGCTGGAATGCCGTCGGGATCACCGGCACCACGCCGCTCACCGCCCGCGACGCTCTCCTCTCGGTCGAGGGTGGGTGGACGACTCTCATCGGGTGGGATGCCGCTCTGCAGCAGTACGACTGCGCTATCATGAGTGGTGGCCTTGGTGAATCGAGCGATACCCGCCCGGTGAACCCCGCGGAGGGTTACTGGCTCTTTATGACCGAAGAGCGGGTGCTCGGGGCAGTCGGCGCGTAA
- a CDS encoding flavodoxin family protein, which produces MKILGLIASPRGKESRTLCLVDAVLEGARKEGAETELIDLYTLRIEYCTACGSCYATGDCSLMDDFPELFDAILDADGIVLGSPNYIDSVTAPLKAVFDRMADAIHCQMLTGKFGCSVCTAGGSNEDEVVAYMNHVLTVLGATAVGGVGVAVGRDPTALGRAEEEAVLLGKQLARSIRGELEYPEQEEIHRQRREYFRQLVTANREIWRHEYDWYVTMGWIKEE; this is translated from the coding sequence GTGAAGATCCTTGGACTGATTGCAAGCCCACGTGGAAAGGAGAGCAGGACGCTCTGCCTCGTCGACGCCGTCCTCGAGGGTGCCCGGAAGGAGGGGGCGGAGACCGAGCTTATCGATCTCTACACGCTCCGCATCGAGTACTGTACCGCGTGCGGTTCCTGCTACGCAACCGGTGACTGCAGCCTGATGGACGACTTCCCGGAGCTCTTCGACGCCATCCTCGACGCCGACGGGATTGTCCTCGGCTCGCCGAACTATATCGATTCGGTCACCGCCCCCCTCAAGGCGGTCTTCGATCGGATGGCGGACGCCATCCACTGCCAGATGCTCACCGGTAAGTTCGGGTGTTCCGTCTGCACGGCGGGCGGGAGCAACGAGGACGAGGTCGTCGCCTACATGAACCATGTCCTGACCGTCCTCGGAGCGACTGCGGTCGGCGGCGTCGGCGTCGCCGTCGGGAGGGACCCGACCGCGCTCGGGAGAGCCGAAGAAGAGGCTGTCCTGCTCGGGAAGCAGCTCGCCCGGTCGATCCGGGGCGAACTCGAGTACCCCGAGCAGGAGGAGATCCATCGGCAGCGGCGGGAGTACTTCCGTCAGCTCGTCACGGCGAACCGGGAGATCTGGCGCCACGAGTATGACTGGTACGTCACGATGGGCTGGATCAAAGAGGAGTAA
- the rpl12p gene encoding 50S ribosomal protein P1: MEYIYAALLLNSAGKEISEENVTAVLSAAGIEVNDSRVKALVAALDGVNIEEAISKAAVAPVAAAPVAAAAPAAAAPAEEEEAEEEKEDEEGGMAGLGALFG, translated from the coding sequence ATGGAGTACATCTATGCTGCACTGCTCCTGAACAGCGCAGGTAAGGAAATCAGCGAAGAGAACGTAACCGCAGTTCTGTCCGCAGCCGGTATCGAAGTCAACGACTCCCGCGTCAAGGCACTCGTCGCAGCTCTTGACGGCGTGAACATCGAGGAGGCCATCAGCAAGGCCGCCGTCGCGCCCGTCGCTGCCGCACCTGTAGCAGCCGCTGCACCCGCAGCAGCCGCACCCGCGGAAGAGGAAGAGGCAGAAGAGGAGAAAGAGGACGAAGAGGGCGGCATGGCCGGTCTCGGAGCCCTCTTCGGCTAA
- a CDS encoding 50S ribosomal protein L10, whose protein sequence is MAVYTMHLPQWKRNEVAEIKRCSEEHEVVGLVDMYGIPASQVQQIRQNLRGVATVKMTRNTLIEHAMTEMGDKVEDLKGHLSGQSALIFTNENPFKLYKLLEQTKTKMAAKPGETAPEDIIVPKGPTSFKPGPIVGELQQVGIPAAIEGGKVKIRETKTVVKKGEVINKKMAEALVKLSIKPMDVGLILQAAYYKESIFTPDLLAIDEEQYYNNVVLAAQQAFNLSVNAAIPTPVTISTIISKAVREARSLGVEASIYEKDIADLIIGRAFREMLTVALAASESGYELDEATRKAAAAVSAAPAAVAEAPAAQAEEKEEEEEEEKEDEEGGMAGLGALFG, encoded by the coding sequence ATGGCAGTGTATACGATGCACCTGCCACAGTGGAAACGGAACGAAGTAGCGGAGATCAAGCGCTGCTCCGAGGAACACGAGGTCGTCGGACTCGTTGACATGTACGGCATTCCCGCAAGCCAGGTTCAGCAGATCAGGCAGAACCTGCGCGGGGTCGCCACGGTCAAGATGACCCGTAACACCCTCATCGAGCACGCCATGACGGAGATGGGCGATAAGGTCGAAGACCTGAAAGGCCACCTCTCCGGTCAGAGCGCACTGATCTTCACGAACGAGAATCCGTTCAAACTGTACAAGCTGCTGGAACAGACCAAGACCAAGATGGCTGCAAAGCCGGGTGAGACTGCACCCGAGGATATCATCGTCCCGAAAGGCCCGACCAGTTTCAAGCCGGGCCCTATCGTCGGTGAACTCCAGCAGGTCGGTATCCCCGCCGCCATCGAAGGTGGTAAGGTCAAGATCCGCGAGACCAAGACCGTTGTGAAGAAGGGCGAGGTCATCAACAAGAAGATGGCTGAAGCGCTCGTCAAACTCAGTATCAAGCCGATGGATGTCGGTCTCATTCTGCAGGCCGCATACTACAAAGAGTCGATCTTCACGCCCGATCTCCTTGCAATCGACGAGGAGCAGTACTACAACAACGTCGTTCTCGCGGCACAGCAGGCGTTCAACCTCTCGGTGAATGCTGCTATCCCGACGCCGGTGACCATCAGCACCATCATCAGCAAGGCGGTGCGCGAGGCACGGAGTCTCGGTGTCGAGGCAAGCATTTACGAGAAGGACATCGCCGACCTCATCATCGGACGGGCATTCCGCGAGATGTTGACGGTCGCACTTGCGGCGTCCGAGTCCGGATACGAACTCGATGAGGCGACCCGCAAGGCCGCAGCAGCTGTTTCCGCAGCGCCCGCAGCCGTAGCAGAGGCACCTGCAGCGCAGGCGGAAGAGAAAGAAGAGGAAGAGGAAGAAGAAAAAGAGGACGAAGAGGGCGGCATGGCCGGTCTCGGAGCCCTCTTCGGGTAA
- a CDS encoding 50S ribosomal protein L1, whose amino-acid sequence MVDRSSIKEAVISAIEQAPPRKFRESVDITINLRNIDMAQPKNRIDETILLPNGLNDIKIAVLGKGDITTQAKEAGVELIIGPDEIERLGGEPREARKMANEYRFFLAETAVMPLVGRYLGVRLGPRGRMPMPIPPGADIRPIVQRLRSSVKIRTKDKKTFHSKVGETDMQPEQIAENVDAILRRVESVLEGGTMNIRSVYVKTTMGPAVRLI is encoded by the coding sequence ATGGTTGACAGATCCAGCATAAAAGAAGCCGTTATATCGGCGATCGAGCAGGCGCCACCTCGCAAATTCCGCGAGAGTGTGGACATCACCATCAATCTCAGAAACATCGATATGGCTCAGCCGAAGAACCGTATCGATGAGACGATCCTTCTTCCGAACGGTTTGAACGATATCAAGATCGCCGTTCTCGGAAAGGGAGATATCACCACGCAGGCAAAAGAAGCAGGCGTGGAACTGATTATCGGTCCCGATGAGATTGAGCGCCTCGGCGGCGAGCCACGGGAAGCACGCAAGATGGCGAATGAATACCGATTCTTCCTAGCAGAGACGGCAGTCATGCCGCTCGTCGGTCGCTATCTTGGTGTCAGGCTCGGTCCCCGAGGAAGAATGCCTATGCCGATTCCCCCGGGAGCGGATATAAGGCCGATTGTCCAGCGTCTTCGCAGTTCCGTGAAGATCCGAACGAAGGATAAAAAGACCTTCCACAGCAAGGTCGGCGAGACCGACATGCAGCCCGAGCAGATCGCAGAGAATGTCGATGCTATCCTGCGCAGGGTCGAGAGTGTCCTGGAAGGCGGTACCATGAATATTCGTTCGGTCTATGTGAAGACGACGATGGGACCGGCAGTGAGGTTGATCTGA
- a CDS encoding 50S ribosomal protein L11, with protein sequence MAEVVEVLVSGGKATAGPPLGPALGPLGINVKAVVDEINKKTAEFNGMQVPVTVTVDDKKNFTVDVGIPPTTALVMKEVGTAKGAAEPNTQNVGNLPLEAAVRIARMKFDNMLSYELKSAVKEVVGTCVSIGVTVEGLKPKEMIQAINSGVYDNVLVE encoded by the coding sequence ATGGCAGAAGTGGTCGAGGTACTGGTATCAGGCGGTAAAGCAACAGCAGGGCCGCCGCTTGGGCCTGCACTGGGACCTCTCGGTATCAACGTGAAGGCTGTCGTCGACGAGATCAACAAAAAGACAGCAGAGTTCAACGGCATGCAAGTGCCGGTGACCGTCACCGTCGATGACAAGAAGAACTTCACCGTCGATGTGGGTATTCCACCCACGACGGCGCTCGTTATGAAAGAGGTCGGTACCGCGAAGGGAGCTGCAGAGCCCAATACCCAGAATGTGGGTAACCTGCCCCTCGAGGCCGCTGTCAGAATCGCCCGGATGAAGTTTGACAACATGCTCTCATACGAGCTGAAGTCCGCCGTCAAGGAGGTCGTCGGTACATGTGTGAGCATCGGTGTCACGGTTGAGGGCCTGAAACCCAAAGAGATGATTCAGGCAATCAATTCGGGCGTTTACGACAACGTACTCGTAGAATAG
- a CDS encoding transcription elongation factor Spt5 has product MTEYDNKIYAIKTTAKQERTVADNVIKAIEGQKDIRVVAVIVPEELKGYVLVESPDSLARMEQLVELIPHARAVVRGATALSEVEHFLVPKPVVSGITEGTIVEIIAGPFKGEKAVVKRIDTGKEEITVELYESMVPIPITVRGDSVRVVERSEEAA; this is encoded by the coding sequence ATGACGGAATACGACAATAAGATCTACGCCATCAAGACTACGGCCAAACAGGAGCGGACGGTCGCCGACAACGTCATCAAGGCGATCGAAGGGCAGAAGGACATCCGTGTCGTCGCCGTCATCGTCCCTGAGGAGCTGAAAGGCTACGTCCTCGTAGAGAGTCCCGACTCCCTCGCAAGGATGGAGCAGCTCGTCGAGCTCATACCCCATGCGCGTGCCGTCGTCCGGGGTGCCACCGCCCTCTCCGAAGTCGAGCACTTCCTGGTACCGAAACCGGTCGTGAGCGGCATCACCGAAGGCACCATCGTCGAGATCATCGCAGGCCCCTTCAAGGGCGAGAAGGCCGTGGTCAAGCGGATCGACACGGGCAAAGAAGAGATCACCGTCGAGCTCTACGAGAGTATGGTGCCTATCCCGATCACCGTGCGTGGCGACTCTGTCCGCGTGGTCGAGCGGAGCGAAGAGGCCGCCTGA
- a CDS encoding protein translocase SEC61 complex subunit gamma yields MMDYKEKFTDNIKSIKLEEELFRKYWRVLKLARTPTRDEFSKIAIVAAAGILLVGLIGFVIYEILLQLPA; encoded by the coding sequence ATGATGGATTACAAAGAGAAGTTCACGGATAATATCAAATCCATAAAACTGGAAGAAGAACTCTTCAGAAAATACTGGCGTGTACTGAAACTTGCACGGACGCCGACACGTGACGAGTTTTCCAAGATCGCAATCGTCGCAGCGGCAGGAATCCTGCTCGTGGGTCTGATCGGGTTCGTTATCTACGAAATACTCCTGCAGTTGCCTGCCTGA
- the ftsZ gene encoding cell division protein FtsZ translates to MKSIVEEALSRARSEQRYIEPTQTDRELEEILMDLRTEIAVVGCGGGGSNTISRMAEEGVHGARLVALNTDAQHLIRTQADTRILIGRQRTRGLGAGSIPQVGEEAALENEDEVRHIVEGCDMVFITAGLGGGTGTGSAPVVAKAARDEGALTIAVVTLPFTAEGAIRAQNAEAGLERLREVADTVIVVPNDRLLEVVPRLPLHAAFKVSDEVLMRAVKGITELITMPGLVNLDFADVRTVMERGGVAMIGMGESDSEDKAADSVKKALRSPLLDVDISGATAALVNVVGGPDMTMVEAEGVIQEVYDRIDPDARIIWGAQVDPDMQHKMRTLLVVTGVRSPQIYGRNEKSMPRMMKQFEIDFLK, encoded by the coding sequence ATGAAATCCATCGTAGAAGAGGCACTATCACGGGCAAGAAGCGAGCAGCGGTATATCGAGCCCACACAGACGGACAGGGAGCTTGAGGAGATCCTGATGGATCTCCGGACGGAGATCGCGGTCGTCGGGTGCGGCGGCGGCGGATCCAACACGATCAGCCGAATGGCTGAGGAGGGCGTCCACGGCGCCCGTCTCGTCGCCCTTAACACCGACGCACAACACCTCATCCGGACGCAGGCCGACACGAGGATCCTGATCGGCCGGCAGCGGACTCGCGGGCTCGGAGCAGGCTCCATTCCGCAGGTCGGCGAAGAGGCGGCACTCGAGAACGAGGACGAGGTCAGGCATATCGTCGAAGGGTGCGACATGGTCTTCATCACGGCAGGGCTCGGCGGCGGCACCGGTACCGGGTCGGCACCCGTGGTCGCAAAGGCAGCCCGGGACGAGGGAGCGCTTACGATCGCGGTCGTGACCCTGCCGTTCACGGCGGAGGGCGCCATCAGAGCGCAGAACGCCGAGGCAGGCCTCGAACGCCTCCGCGAAGTCGCCGACACCGTCATCGTCGTGCCGAACGATCGCCTGCTCGAGGTCGTTCCCCGTCTACCTCTCCATGCCGCATTCAAGGTCTCCGACGAGGTGCTGATGCGGGCGGTCAAGGGCATCACCGAGCTCATCACGATGCCGGGGCTTGTCAACCTCGACTTCGCCGATGTCAGGACGGTCATGGAACGCGGCGGCGTCGCCATGATAGGCATGGGCGAGAGCGACAGTGAGGACAAGGCCGCCGACTCGGTCAAGAAGGCACTCCGCTCACCGCTGCTCGACGTGGACATCTCCGGCGCGACGGCGGCGCTCGTCAACGTTGTCGGAGGCCCCGATATGACCATGGTCGAGGCAGAGGGCGTCATTCAGGAGGTCTACGATCGGATCGACCCGGACGCGCGGATCATCTGGGGAGCGCAGGTCGATCCCGACATGCAGCACAAGATGCGTACTCTTCTCGTCGTGACCGGTGTGCGGTCACCACAAATATATGGAAGAAATGAGAAGAGTATGCCACGCATGATGAAGCAGTTTGAGATCGACTTTCTGAAGTGA